Proteins co-encoded in one Nicotiana sylvestris chromosome 7, ASM39365v2, whole genome shotgun sequence genomic window:
- the LOC104230521 gene encoding zinc finger CCCH domain-containing protein 18 isoform X5 has protein sequence MNMDFSESTKVVYNRIQKLEPENVSKIIGYLLLQDHGEQDMIRLAFSPDNLIHSLINKAKKDLGLSSKPAISGPLSPPLVNRALSSDVPLKFAPFSSASPRPFPTRRVGNPFWEHQGPAENHPIHTLDFVPVGCSDTMTDERQQLPNQLQFLSLDDQSDPVNSEFPGDHYFFISALGPRSSRRSPSLPEFPVKVCHYFNKGFCKHGTNCRYFHGHPSPESFSQVFNSNLHEVGSDEHIFKPGSLEKLEMELTELLKSRRGLPVSIASLPMLYYEKYGRTLQAEGYLTESQRHGKAGYSLTKLLARLRNSIRVIDRPHGQHAVILAEDVPKYMEYSGERNEHGAIVAGSRQIYLTFPAESTFSEQDVSNYFNQFGPVQDVRIPCQQKRMFGFVTFVFPETVKQILAKGNPHLVCGARVLVKPYREKSKLVDRKCLEKAYQASYYNSSFIDAESELQSSPSVCENSRLMKKQLMEEQERAIEFERRHFPELQLAAKSLHHQMRLGYSVEDLKLREGRSEQLEFPSAESFNYLLDVYNNGSTSEDKARHVKTSHCDQESGQGLNLPDSPFASPIRNGISTVI, from the exons ATGAACATGGACTTTTCCGAGTCTACGAAAGTTGTATATAATCGAATTCAGAAACTAGAGCCAGAAAATGTGTCTAAGATCATTGGTTATCTCCTCTTACAAGATCATGGTGAACAGGACATGATTAGGTTAGCGTTTAGTCCCGACAATTTGATTCATTCCTTGATTAATAAAGCTAAGAAAGATCTTGGATTATCATCCAAACCAGCCATTTCCGGTCCTCTTTCACCTCCCTTAGTCAATCGAGCATTATCTTCAGACGTTCCCTTGAAATTTGCTCCATTCTCATCAGCTTCACCTCGCCCTTTTCCGACTCGTCGAGTGGGAAATCCTTTCTGGGAACATCAAGGTCCTGCGGAAAATCATCCAATTCATACCTTGGATTTTGTACCTGTGGGTTGCTCGGATACTATGACCGATGAACGTCAACAACTCCCAAACCAACTTCAGTTCTTATCTTTAGATGATCAGTCAGACCCTGTTAATTCAGAATTCCCCGGCGACCACTATTTCTTCATATCTGCATTAGGCCCAAGATCGAGTCGAAGGTCTCCAAGCTTGCCCGAGTTTCCTGTTAAGGTTTGCCATTACTTTAACAAAGGATTTTGTAAGCATGGAACCAACTGTCGGTACTTTCACGGCCATCCAAGTCCGGAAAGCTTCTCGCAAGTCTTCAATTCAAACTTACATGAGGTGGGAAGTGATGAACATATCTTCAAACCCGGATCTCTAGAGAAACTAGAGATGGAACTTACCGAGCTTCTCAAATCTAGACGGGGTCTTCCTGTTTCAATTGCTTCATTGCCTATGTTGTACTATGAGAAGTATGGGAGAACGCTTCAGGCTGAGGGTTATTTGACCGAAAGTCAAAGACATGGGAAAGCTGGATATAGCCTGACTAAGCTCCTCGCTCGATTAAGAAATAGCATTCGTGTCATCGACAG GCCCCACGGACAGCATGCCGTTATTTTAGCTGAGGATGTTCCGAAATACATGGAGTACAGTGGCGAAAGAAATGAACACGGAGCAATTGTAGCTGGTTCTCGCCAGATTTATCTGACTTTTCCGGCTGAGAGTACTTTCAGCGAGCAAGATGTTTCCAACTATTTCAA TCAGTTTGGACCAGTCCAAGATGTTAGGATTCCTTGTCAGCAGAAGAGAATGTTTGGATTTGTAACTTTTGTTTTCCCCGAGACAGTTAAGCAGATCTTGGCAAAGGGGAATCCTCATTTAGTTTGTGGCGCACGTGTTTTGGTGAAACCTTACAGGGAAAAATCCAAGCTTGTAGATAG AAAATGCCTGGAGAAAGCTTATCAAGCTTCCTATTATAATTCCTCCTTTATTGACGCAGAATCCGAACTCCAATCTT CACCTAGTGTCTGTGAAAATTCAAGACTAATGAAAAAACAACTCATGGAGGAACAAGAGCGTGCCATTGAGTTTGAGAGACGCCATTTTCCAGAGTTGCAGTTAGCTGCAAAATCATTGCATCATCAAATGCGCCTTGGTTACTCAGTAGAGGATTTGAAGCTTAGAGAAG GCCGTAGCGAACAACTGGAGTTCCCCTCAGCCGAGAGTTTTAATTACCTGCTAGATGTATATAACAATGGTTCCACCAGCGAGGACAAAGCTAGGCACGTTAAGACGAGTCACTGTGACCAAGAAAG TGGTCAAGGATTGAATCTTCCAGATAGCCCGTTCGCATCTCCAATAAGGAATGGCATTTCAACTGTCATTTAG
- the LOC104230521 gene encoding zinc finger CCCH domain-containing protein 18 isoform X3 has translation MNMDFSESTKVVYNRIQKLEPENVSKIIGYLLLQDHGEQDMIRLAFSPDNLIHSLINKAKKDLGLSSKPAISGPLSPPLVNRALSSDVPLKFAPFSSASPRPFPTRRVGNPFWEHQGPAENHPIHTLDFVPVGCSDTMTDERQQLPNQLQFLSLDDQSDPVNSEFPGDHYFFISALGPRSSRRSPSLPEFPVKVCHYFNKGFCKHGTNCRYFHGHPSPESFSQVFNSNLHEVGSDEHIFKPGSLEKLEMELTELLKSRRGLPVSIASLPMLYYEKYGRTLQAEGYLTESQRHGKAGYSLTKLLARLRNSIRVIDRPHGQHAVILAEDVPKYMEYSGERNEHGAIVAGSRQIYLTFPAESTFSEQDVSNYFNQFGPVQDVRIPCQQKRMFGFVTFVFPETVKQILAKGNPHLVCGARVLVKPYREKSKLVDRKCLEKAYQASYYNSSFIDAESELQSSPSVCENSRLMKKQLMEEQERAIEFERRHFPELQLAAKSLHHQMRLGYSVEDLKLREGRSEQLEFPSAESFNYLLDVYNNGSTSEDKARHVKTSHCDQESRSRVRAVETTSYRNASGQGLNLPDSPFASPIRNGISTVI, from the exons ATGAACATGGACTTTTCCGAGTCTACGAAAGTTGTATATAATCGAATTCAGAAACTAGAGCCAGAAAATGTGTCTAAGATCATTGGTTATCTCCTCTTACAAGATCATGGTGAACAGGACATGATTAGGTTAGCGTTTAGTCCCGACAATTTGATTCATTCCTTGATTAATAAAGCTAAGAAAGATCTTGGATTATCATCCAAACCAGCCATTTCCGGTCCTCTTTCACCTCCCTTAGTCAATCGAGCATTATCTTCAGACGTTCCCTTGAAATTTGCTCCATTCTCATCAGCTTCACCTCGCCCTTTTCCGACTCGTCGAGTGGGAAATCCTTTCTGGGAACATCAAGGTCCTGCGGAAAATCATCCAATTCATACCTTGGATTTTGTACCTGTGGGTTGCTCGGATACTATGACCGATGAACGTCAACAACTCCCAAACCAACTTCAGTTCTTATCTTTAGATGATCAGTCAGACCCTGTTAATTCAGAATTCCCCGGCGACCACTATTTCTTCATATCTGCATTAGGCCCAAGATCGAGTCGAAGGTCTCCAAGCTTGCCCGAGTTTCCTGTTAAGGTTTGCCATTACTTTAACAAAGGATTTTGTAAGCATGGAACCAACTGTCGGTACTTTCACGGCCATCCAAGTCCGGAAAGCTTCTCGCAAGTCTTCAATTCAAACTTACATGAGGTGGGAAGTGATGAACATATCTTCAAACCCGGATCTCTAGAGAAACTAGAGATGGAACTTACCGAGCTTCTCAAATCTAGACGGGGTCTTCCTGTTTCAATTGCTTCATTGCCTATGTTGTACTATGAGAAGTATGGGAGAACGCTTCAGGCTGAGGGTTATTTGACCGAAAGTCAAAGACATGGGAAAGCTGGATATAGCCTGACTAAGCTCCTCGCTCGATTAAGAAATAGCATTCGTGTCATCGACAG GCCCCACGGACAGCATGCCGTTATTTTAGCTGAGGATGTTCCGAAATACATGGAGTACAGTGGCGAAAGAAATGAACACGGAGCAATTGTAGCTGGTTCTCGCCAGATTTATCTGACTTTTCCGGCTGAGAGTACTTTCAGCGAGCAAGATGTTTCCAACTATTTCAA TCAGTTTGGACCAGTCCAAGATGTTAGGATTCCTTGTCAGCAGAAGAGAATGTTTGGATTTGTAACTTTTGTTTTCCCCGAGACAGTTAAGCAGATCTTGGCAAAGGGGAATCCTCATTTAGTTTGTGGCGCACGTGTTTTGGTGAAACCTTACAGGGAAAAATCCAAGCTTGTAGATAG AAAATGCCTGGAGAAAGCTTATCAAGCTTCCTATTATAATTCCTCCTTTATTGACGCAGAATCCGAACTCCAATCTT CACCTAGTGTCTGTGAAAATTCAAGACTAATGAAAAAACAACTCATGGAGGAACAAGAGCGTGCCATTGAGTTTGAGAGACGCCATTTTCCAGAGTTGCAGTTAGCTGCAAAATCATTGCATCATCAAATGCGCCTTGGTTACTCAGTAGAGGATTTGAAGCTTAGAGAAG GCCGTAGCGAACAACTGGAGTTCCCCTCAGCCGAGAGTTTTAATTACCTGCTAGATGTATATAACAATGGTTCCACCAGCGAGGACAAAGCTAGGCACGTTAAGACGAGTCACTGTGACCAAGAAAG taggtcacgggttcgagcagTGGAAACGACCTCTtacagaaatgcaag TGGTCAAGGATTGAATCTTCCAGATAGCCCGTTCGCATCTCCAATAAGGAATGGCATTTCAACTGTCATTTAG
- the LOC104230521 gene encoding zinc finger CCCH domain-containing protein 18 isoform X1, with translation MNMDFSESTKVVYNRIQKLEPENVSKIIGYLLLQDHGEQDMIRLAFSPDNLIHSLINKAKKDLGLSSKPAISGPLSPPLVNRALSSDVPLKFAPFSSASPRPFPTRRVGNPFWEHQGPAENHPIHTLDFVPVGCSDTMTDERQQLPNQLQFLSLDDQSDPVNSEFPGDHYFFISALGPRSSRRSPSLPEFPVKVCHYFNKGFCKHGTNCRYFHGHPSPESFSQVFNSNLHEVGSDEHIFKPGSLEKLEMELTELLKSRRGLPVSIASLPMLYYEKYGRTLQAEGYLTESQRHGKAGYSLTKLLARLRNSIRVIDRSNLPHGQHAVILAEDVPKYMEYSGERNEHGAIVAGSRQIYLTFPAESTFSEQDVSNYFNQFGPVQDVRIPCQQKRMFGFVTFVFPETVKQILAKGNPHLVCGARVLVKPYREKSKLVDRKCLEKAYQASYYNSSFIDAESELQSSPSVCENSRLMKKQLMEEQERAIEFERRHFPELQLAAKSLHHQMRLGYSVEDLKLREGRSEQLEFPSAESFNYLLDVYNNGSTSEDKARHVKTSHCDQESRSRVRAVETTSYRNASGQGLNLPDSPFASPIRNGISTVI, from the exons ATGAACATGGACTTTTCCGAGTCTACGAAAGTTGTATATAATCGAATTCAGAAACTAGAGCCAGAAAATGTGTCTAAGATCATTGGTTATCTCCTCTTACAAGATCATGGTGAACAGGACATGATTAGGTTAGCGTTTAGTCCCGACAATTTGATTCATTCCTTGATTAATAAAGCTAAGAAAGATCTTGGATTATCATCCAAACCAGCCATTTCCGGTCCTCTTTCACCTCCCTTAGTCAATCGAGCATTATCTTCAGACGTTCCCTTGAAATTTGCTCCATTCTCATCAGCTTCACCTCGCCCTTTTCCGACTCGTCGAGTGGGAAATCCTTTCTGGGAACATCAAGGTCCTGCGGAAAATCATCCAATTCATACCTTGGATTTTGTACCTGTGGGTTGCTCGGATACTATGACCGATGAACGTCAACAACTCCCAAACCAACTTCAGTTCTTATCTTTAGATGATCAGTCAGACCCTGTTAATTCAGAATTCCCCGGCGACCACTATTTCTTCATATCTGCATTAGGCCCAAGATCGAGTCGAAGGTCTCCAAGCTTGCCCGAGTTTCCTGTTAAGGTTTGCCATTACTTTAACAAAGGATTTTGTAAGCATGGAACCAACTGTCGGTACTTTCACGGCCATCCAAGTCCGGAAAGCTTCTCGCAAGTCTTCAATTCAAACTTACATGAGGTGGGAAGTGATGAACATATCTTCAAACCCGGATCTCTAGAGAAACTAGAGATGGAACTTACCGAGCTTCTCAAATCTAGACGGGGTCTTCCTGTTTCAATTGCTTCATTGCCTATGTTGTACTATGAGAAGTATGGGAGAACGCTTCAGGCTGAGGGTTATTTGACCGAAAGTCAAAGACATGGGAAAGCTGGATATAGCCTGACTAAGCTCCTCGCTCGATTAAGAAATAGCATTCGTGTCATCGACAGGTCCAACTT GCCCCACGGACAGCATGCCGTTATTTTAGCTGAGGATGTTCCGAAATACATGGAGTACAGTGGCGAAAGAAATGAACACGGAGCAATTGTAGCTGGTTCTCGCCAGATTTATCTGACTTTTCCGGCTGAGAGTACTTTCAGCGAGCAAGATGTTTCCAACTATTTCAA TCAGTTTGGACCAGTCCAAGATGTTAGGATTCCTTGTCAGCAGAAGAGAATGTTTGGATTTGTAACTTTTGTTTTCCCCGAGACAGTTAAGCAGATCTTGGCAAAGGGGAATCCTCATTTAGTTTGTGGCGCACGTGTTTTGGTGAAACCTTACAGGGAAAAATCCAAGCTTGTAGATAG AAAATGCCTGGAGAAAGCTTATCAAGCTTCCTATTATAATTCCTCCTTTATTGACGCAGAATCCGAACTCCAATCTT CACCTAGTGTCTGTGAAAATTCAAGACTAATGAAAAAACAACTCATGGAGGAACAAGAGCGTGCCATTGAGTTTGAGAGACGCCATTTTCCAGAGTTGCAGTTAGCTGCAAAATCATTGCATCATCAAATGCGCCTTGGTTACTCAGTAGAGGATTTGAAGCTTAGAGAAG GCCGTAGCGAACAACTGGAGTTCCCCTCAGCCGAGAGTTTTAATTACCTGCTAGATGTATATAACAATGGTTCCACCAGCGAGGACAAAGCTAGGCACGTTAAGACGAGTCACTGTGACCAAGAAAG taggtcacgggttcgagcagTGGAAACGACCTCTtacagaaatgcaag TGGTCAAGGATTGAATCTTCCAGATAGCCCGTTCGCATCTCCAATAAGGAATGGCATTTCAACTGTCATTTAG
- the LOC104230521 gene encoding zinc finger CCCH domain-containing protein 18 isoform X2 yields the protein MNMDFSESTKVVYNRIQKLEPENVSKIIGYLLLQDHGEQDMIRLAFSPDNLIHSLINKAKKDLGLSSKPAISGPLSPPLVNRALSSDVPLKFAPFSSASPRPFPTRRVGNPFWEHQGPAENHPIHTLDFVPVGCSDTMTDERQQLPNQLQFLSLDDQSDPVNSEFPGDHYFFISALGPRSSRRSPSLPEFPVKVCHYFNKGFCKHGTNCRYFHGHPSPESFSQVFNSNLHEVGSDEHIFKPGSLEKLEMELTELLKSRRGLPVSIASLPMLYYEKYGRTLQAEGYLTESQRHGKAGYSLTKLLARLRNSIRVIDRSNLPHGQHAVILAEDVPKYMEYSGERNEHGAIVAGSRQIYLTFPAESTFSEQDVSNYFNQFGPVQDVRIPCQQKRMFGFVTFVFPETVKQILAKGNPHLVCGARVLVKPYREKSKLVDRKCLEKAYQASYYNSSFIDAESELQSSPSVCENSRLMKKQLMEEQERAIEFERRHFPELQLAAKSLHHQMRLGYSVEDLKLREGRSEQLEFPSAESFNYLLDVYNNGSTSEDKARHVKTSHCDQERSRVRAVETTSYRNASGQGLNLPDSPFASPIRNGISTVI from the exons ATGAACATGGACTTTTCCGAGTCTACGAAAGTTGTATATAATCGAATTCAGAAACTAGAGCCAGAAAATGTGTCTAAGATCATTGGTTATCTCCTCTTACAAGATCATGGTGAACAGGACATGATTAGGTTAGCGTTTAGTCCCGACAATTTGATTCATTCCTTGATTAATAAAGCTAAGAAAGATCTTGGATTATCATCCAAACCAGCCATTTCCGGTCCTCTTTCACCTCCCTTAGTCAATCGAGCATTATCTTCAGACGTTCCCTTGAAATTTGCTCCATTCTCATCAGCTTCACCTCGCCCTTTTCCGACTCGTCGAGTGGGAAATCCTTTCTGGGAACATCAAGGTCCTGCGGAAAATCATCCAATTCATACCTTGGATTTTGTACCTGTGGGTTGCTCGGATACTATGACCGATGAACGTCAACAACTCCCAAACCAACTTCAGTTCTTATCTTTAGATGATCAGTCAGACCCTGTTAATTCAGAATTCCCCGGCGACCACTATTTCTTCATATCTGCATTAGGCCCAAGATCGAGTCGAAGGTCTCCAAGCTTGCCCGAGTTTCCTGTTAAGGTTTGCCATTACTTTAACAAAGGATTTTGTAAGCATGGAACCAACTGTCGGTACTTTCACGGCCATCCAAGTCCGGAAAGCTTCTCGCAAGTCTTCAATTCAAACTTACATGAGGTGGGAAGTGATGAACATATCTTCAAACCCGGATCTCTAGAGAAACTAGAGATGGAACTTACCGAGCTTCTCAAATCTAGACGGGGTCTTCCTGTTTCAATTGCTTCATTGCCTATGTTGTACTATGAGAAGTATGGGAGAACGCTTCAGGCTGAGGGTTATTTGACCGAAAGTCAAAGACATGGGAAAGCTGGATATAGCCTGACTAAGCTCCTCGCTCGATTAAGAAATAGCATTCGTGTCATCGACAGGTCCAACTT GCCCCACGGACAGCATGCCGTTATTTTAGCTGAGGATGTTCCGAAATACATGGAGTACAGTGGCGAAAGAAATGAACACGGAGCAATTGTAGCTGGTTCTCGCCAGATTTATCTGACTTTTCCGGCTGAGAGTACTTTCAGCGAGCAAGATGTTTCCAACTATTTCAA TCAGTTTGGACCAGTCCAAGATGTTAGGATTCCTTGTCAGCAGAAGAGAATGTTTGGATTTGTAACTTTTGTTTTCCCCGAGACAGTTAAGCAGATCTTGGCAAAGGGGAATCCTCATTTAGTTTGTGGCGCACGTGTTTTGGTGAAACCTTACAGGGAAAAATCCAAGCTTGTAGATAG AAAATGCCTGGAGAAAGCTTATCAAGCTTCCTATTATAATTCCTCCTTTATTGACGCAGAATCCGAACTCCAATCTT CACCTAGTGTCTGTGAAAATTCAAGACTAATGAAAAAACAACTCATGGAGGAACAAGAGCGTGCCATTGAGTTTGAGAGACGCCATTTTCCAGAGTTGCAGTTAGCTGCAAAATCATTGCATCATCAAATGCGCCTTGGTTACTCAGTAGAGGATTTGAAGCTTAGAGAAG GCCGTAGCGAACAACTGGAGTTCCCCTCAGCCGAGAGTTTTAATTACCTGCTAGATGTATATAACAATGGTTCCACCAGCGAGGACAAAGCTAGGCACGTTAAGACGAGTCACTGTGACCAAGAAAG gtcacgggttcgagcagTGGAAACGACCTCTtacagaaatgcaag TGGTCAAGGATTGAATCTTCCAGATAGCCCGTTCGCATCTCCAATAAGGAATGGCATTTCAACTGTCATTTAG
- the LOC104230521 gene encoding zinc finger CCCH domain-containing protein 18 isoform X4, with product MNMDFSESTKVVYNRIQKLEPENVSKIIGYLLLQDHGEQDMIRLAFSPDNLIHSLINKAKKDLGLSSKPAISGPLSPPLVNRALSSDVPLKFAPFSSASPRPFPTRRVGNPFWEHQGPAENHPIHTLDFVPVGCSDTMTDERQQLPNQLQFLSLDDQSDPVNSEFPGDHYFFISALGPRSSRRSPSLPEFPVKVCHYFNKGFCKHGTNCRYFHGHPSPESFSQVFNSNLHEVGSDEHIFKPGSLEKLEMELTELLKSRRGLPVSIASLPMLYYEKYGRTLQAEGYLTESQRHGKAGYSLTKLLARLRNSIRVIDRSNLPHGQHAVILAEDVPKYMEYSGERNEHGAIVAGSRQIYLTFPAESTFSEQDVSNYFNQFGPVQDVRIPCQQKRMFGFVTFVFPETVKQILAKGNPHLVCGARVLVKPYREKSKLVDRKCLEKAYQASYYNSSFIDAESELQSSPSVCENSRLMKKQLMEEQERAIEFERRHFPELQLAAKSLHHQMRLGYSVEDLKLREGRSEQLEFPSAESFNYLLDVYNNGSTSEDKARHVKTSHCDQESGQGLNLPDSPFASPIRNGISTVI from the exons ATGAACATGGACTTTTCCGAGTCTACGAAAGTTGTATATAATCGAATTCAGAAACTAGAGCCAGAAAATGTGTCTAAGATCATTGGTTATCTCCTCTTACAAGATCATGGTGAACAGGACATGATTAGGTTAGCGTTTAGTCCCGACAATTTGATTCATTCCTTGATTAATAAAGCTAAGAAAGATCTTGGATTATCATCCAAACCAGCCATTTCCGGTCCTCTTTCACCTCCCTTAGTCAATCGAGCATTATCTTCAGACGTTCCCTTGAAATTTGCTCCATTCTCATCAGCTTCACCTCGCCCTTTTCCGACTCGTCGAGTGGGAAATCCTTTCTGGGAACATCAAGGTCCTGCGGAAAATCATCCAATTCATACCTTGGATTTTGTACCTGTGGGTTGCTCGGATACTATGACCGATGAACGTCAACAACTCCCAAACCAACTTCAGTTCTTATCTTTAGATGATCAGTCAGACCCTGTTAATTCAGAATTCCCCGGCGACCACTATTTCTTCATATCTGCATTAGGCCCAAGATCGAGTCGAAGGTCTCCAAGCTTGCCCGAGTTTCCTGTTAAGGTTTGCCATTACTTTAACAAAGGATTTTGTAAGCATGGAACCAACTGTCGGTACTTTCACGGCCATCCAAGTCCGGAAAGCTTCTCGCAAGTCTTCAATTCAAACTTACATGAGGTGGGAAGTGATGAACATATCTTCAAACCCGGATCTCTAGAGAAACTAGAGATGGAACTTACCGAGCTTCTCAAATCTAGACGGGGTCTTCCTGTTTCAATTGCTTCATTGCCTATGTTGTACTATGAGAAGTATGGGAGAACGCTTCAGGCTGAGGGTTATTTGACCGAAAGTCAAAGACATGGGAAAGCTGGATATAGCCTGACTAAGCTCCTCGCTCGATTAAGAAATAGCATTCGTGTCATCGACAGGTCCAACTT GCCCCACGGACAGCATGCCGTTATTTTAGCTGAGGATGTTCCGAAATACATGGAGTACAGTGGCGAAAGAAATGAACACGGAGCAATTGTAGCTGGTTCTCGCCAGATTTATCTGACTTTTCCGGCTGAGAGTACTTTCAGCGAGCAAGATGTTTCCAACTATTTCAA TCAGTTTGGACCAGTCCAAGATGTTAGGATTCCTTGTCAGCAGAAGAGAATGTTTGGATTTGTAACTTTTGTTTTCCCCGAGACAGTTAAGCAGATCTTGGCAAAGGGGAATCCTCATTTAGTTTGTGGCGCACGTGTTTTGGTGAAACCTTACAGGGAAAAATCCAAGCTTGTAGATAG AAAATGCCTGGAGAAAGCTTATCAAGCTTCCTATTATAATTCCTCCTTTATTGACGCAGAATCCGAACTCCAATCTT CACCTAGTGTCTGTGAAAATTCAAGACTAATGAAAAAACAACTCATGGAGGAACAAGAGCGTGCCATTGAGTTTGAGAGACGCCATTTTCCAGAGTTGCAGTTAGCTGCAAAATCATTGCATCATCAAATGCGCCTTGGTTACTCAGTAGAGGATTTGAAGCTTAGAGAAG GCCGTAGCGAACAACTGGAGTTCCCCTCAGCCGAGAGTTTTAATTACCTGCTAGATGTATATAACAATGGTTCCACCAGCGAGGACAAAGCTAGGCACGTTAAGACGAGTCACTGTGACCAAGAAAG TGGTCAAGGATTGAATCTTCCAGATAGCCCGTTCGCATCTCCAATAAGGAATGGCATTTCAACTGTCATTTAG